CGAAGTCGATGCGGTGAAGATCACGCGGCCATAGTTTTGCTCGCGCAGGTGGGGCCAGGCGGCGCGGGTGACCTTGTAGGCGCCTTCGACGTGGACGCGGTAAACCAGATCCCAGTCGCTGTCGTCCATTTTGTGGAAGGTCTTGTCCCGCAGGATGCCGGCGTTGTTCACCACGACATCGACACGACCGAATGTATCGAGGGCATTCTGGACAATTTTGTCACCGTCGGTGACGGAGTCATGGTTAGCCTCTGCGGTACCGCCCGCTTCACGAATTTGCGCGACCACACGATCGGCTGCCGAGGCATTGGCGCCTTCGCCCTGAGCCGAGCCGCCGAGATCATTGACCAGCACTTTGGCGCCCTGTTTTGCGAACAGTAACGCATGCGCCCGACCCAAGCCGCCGCCCGCACCGGTGACGATCACCACTTTATCTTCGAAGCGCACAGACTCATTCATGGGGAACTCCAGCAGGCCAGGGGACAATGAGTGCGAGTGTCAGCCACGGGGCTGCCGGTCACAATGAACACGGGGGCGGCTGAATGGTGCGCGATAAGGCAGCGGGATAGTCAGGAACACGCCAACTTGAGCGGCGGTGAAATTAACTGGTCGCGAAACTCCAGGTAGTGCTCGAGCACCTGCGCCGGCGCTTCGATCTGCGGGTAGTGGCCGATCTCAGGCAGCAGGACGGTGTCCGGGTCGGGAATCAGTTGCCGATAGCGCGCCACCATGTGCGCGCCGGAAACCGGATCGACCTCGCCATCGATGACCCGCAACGGCACCTCGCCACGCTGCATGGCGCTGACCCAACGTTCACGCTGGACACGGCGCTGCGGGATATAGCTGATCAATTTGTGCATGATCCGTTGCCCGCGATTGCTGTCGACCAGGCTCCAGAAATCATCCAGTTCACTTTCCGTGGGCCGGGTCTTCGGACCGAACACCTGCTGAAAACTCTTCACCAGCGCGTCACGGGTAAAGGCTCGCCCGATCATCCAGCCCAAGGGGCTGAGCAGGAGTTTTTGCATCAACACCGGGCGATGGGTTTCAGGGAACAGCCCGCCATTGAGAAACACGCAACTGGCGATATCAGCGCGCGCTTCATAGTGCCGGGCCAACAATTCCTGGGCCACGCTGTCGCCATAATCGTGCGCCAACACGTGAACGGGGTGCTCAACGTTCAGATGCGCCAATAAAGCCTGTTGCAGATCGGCCTGTTCCAGCAGGCTGTAGTCGTGGTTCACCGGTTTGGCCGAATCGCCGAAGCCGAGCATGTCGCAGGCAATCACCCGATAGCGCTGCGCCAGCGGTTGCCACAGGTAATGCCAGTCCCAACTGGCGGTCGGGAAGCCATGGATCAGCAGCAGCGGCTCGCCCTGCCCCGCAGCCCAATAGCGGATAGTCTGATCACGGAATACGAACGTCTGGCTGCGTTTGCGCCAGACACGCAGAGGAATCTCGGCGAGGGCCATTTAGAGTTTATAACCCGGGGCTTGTTTATCGAGTTTGCGCAGCAGCGCCGGCCAGGCCAGCGCGCCGCCCATCCCTTGAGCACTTTTGGTGACACCGGCGATCATCGCCTTGGCGCCCGCCAGAATCTGCGGCTCGATGGCGATCAGCTCCGCACCACCGTTCTGCGCCAGCACCTGAATCTCGCAGGCGCGCTGAAAGGTAAACATCATCAGGAACGTGTCGGCGATGGTGCCGCCACAGGTCAGCAGACCGTGGTTGTGCAGCATCAGGAAATTGTTTTCTCCAAGGTCGGCTTGCAGTCGCGCCTTTTCTTCATGGTTCAGCGCAACACCTTCATAGGCGTGATAAGCCAGGCTGGACAGGACGAACAAGGACTGCTGACTGATCGGCAAGATGCCCTGCTTTTGCGCCGATACCGCCACCCCCGCCGCAGTGTGGGTGTGCAATACACACGCGACGTCATGACGGACTTCATGCACGGCGCTGTGGATGGTGTAACCCGCCGGGTTGATCTCGTAAGGGCTGTCCATCAACTTGTTGCCGGCCTGATCGACCTTGACCAGGCTCGACGCGGTCATTTCATGGAACATCAGCCCGAACGGGTTGATCAAGAAGTCTTCAGTGCCCGGCACTTTGGCGGAAATATGCGTGAAGATCAGGTCGTCCCAGCCATGCAGGGCGACCAGACGATAACAGGCAGCCAGATCGACGCGGGCCTGCCATTCGGCGGCACTGACTTTGTCTTTGATGCTGTGTGGCGATTGGACGGGGGCTACGCTCACGGCAAGAATTCCCTTTTTATTCTTCTGGTTTTTTATTGTTTTTTGCTGCGTTACAGCAGTCTAGTCAGCCCTCGGACTTCGGGTAGTTGCATTGGCAGCCAGCTTGATGGCCGAGCGAGTCAGTGCGCGGGTGAGTCTGGATCCATGTCGAAGCATCGCCGCCAATAAAAACGCGAGCGGCTGGTCAGCCCCGCAAAACGCTGACCAGTTCCGCCAGCCAAGGCTCAGCGTCGGTTTCCGGCGTCACGGTTTCGCTGGCGTCCAGGCGCAGCATCGGCAGGACTTCGCGCACGCCCAGTTCGCCGAACAACTCACGCATTTGCTCACCGCCGCCGCAGAACGTATCGCCATAACTGGAGTCGCCCAAACCGATCACCGCGCCCGGCAAACCACGCCAGGCGGCGGGCAATTGATCGCGGATGGCGAAATACAGCGGTTGCAGGTTGTCCGGCAACTCGCCCATACCGGTGGTCGAGGTCACCGCCAGAAATGCTTCGGGGCCAAATGCCAGAACATCGGCGAGTGTCGCGCGTGGGTTATGCCAGATTTCAAAACCGGCGGCGTTCAAAATACTTGCAGCGTGACGGGCGACTTCTTCAGCCGTGCCGTACACCGAGCCGGAAAGGATGGCGACTTTCATCAATCTGATCCTGAATCTAAATAAAAGTAGGAGATATTAACAGCACCGTCCTCATTGATCTTTTAGAATGCAACGTATCAATCCATATGCAAAGGACTCTGCGATGATCAATGCCTCTCTGCTGCACATGGTGATCGACGCGTCCAACGACGGCATCGTGATTGCTGAAAAGGAAGGCGAGCAAGACAACATCCTGATTTACGTAAACCCGGCGTTCGAACGCCTGACCGGTTATAGCAGCGAAGAAATCCTCTACCAGGATTGCCGCTTTTTGCAGGCAGGAGACCGGGATCAGGCAGCCCTCGCCTCGATTCGGCAGGCGTTGGGCAGTGGTGGCTCCTGCCGGGAAATCCTCAGGAATTACCGCAAGGACGGCACCCCGTTCTGGAATGAACTGTCGCTTTCCACGGTAAAAAACCCGCACGACGGGCAGACCTATTTCGTCGGGGTGCAGAAAGACGTCACGGTTCAGGTCAAGGCGCAGCAGCGAGTCGCGCAGCTGGAAGCGCAATTGGCCGAGGCACAGGCAGAAATTGTCGCACTCAAAGCGACGAACGGCTCAAACCAATCAGCGAATTAGTGGTCATTTACTACAATCACCGATGACTTTGTAATTATTCCTTTCGAGCAAAATCATGCAGCGCGACGCACTCCTGACGCAGGATGAGCTGGATTTTATCCAGAACATGCAACACAACCCGCAACTCAATGTGCGGGATGCGACGTCGAGCCTGCTCGTCAACGGTGGTTCGCAGATTCGTGATTTGCTCACACGCCTGGCCGCTCATGAACAAGTCACCATCCAGGCCACTTTCGAAAATCAGCAAATGACCTTCCCGCTGCACTTGGTGGAAGATGAATTTCACGCAATGCATCTACGCCTCGGCGTCCCCAGCATCTATGAAGACGGACCGATGATTCGGCCATGGCGCCTGGCGCTCGAAGAGCCCGTGGCGCTGGAAAATGCCAAGGGGCAACCCGGCACGATGTGGGTGCATGAAATATCGTTCAAAGGGGTGTTGCTGGAAGTTCGCAACAAGACCAAGGCGCCAAAGCACTTCGCGTTGTGGTTCAGCCCGTCAGGCTATGAGCGGATTGCGTTGCGCGGCACCTTTGAGCGTGAAACCGAGCAGGGTTTCTACGCCTATGAGTTGAGCCAGAGCGACACGGACGAAACCGAACGTCTGCGTCAGTACATCCTTCAGCAACATCGCCTGACCCATCCCGCACTGCATATCTGATCTCTGCGTCTACCTACGTTCAGGTATCCAGGTTTCCCGCCAGGAACTGTTTCAGACGCTGGCGCATTAACACTCCCTCGTTTCCCAGACAACCGACCGATGATCCGGCCAGGCTCTCCTGTGCCAGGTCCGATGCATCCCCGGCCAGCAACACCTGACAATCCAGGCTCATGGCCAAGCGTTTCAAACGTCGAGGCAATTCGCCGGCCGGCGCGTGATTGGAAACCAGCACCAGTGCCTTGGGCCTGATCTTCTCACAGACCAGGATCAACTCGTCGAAAGGCTGACCGATCGCCAACAACTGAATAGCCGAATCGACACTGCTCAGATACAGCGCCGTGACCAGCACATCGAGCTCACGACATTGATCGGCCAGGGCGCAGACAATCACACGTCGCGGTTGCATGACTCGCACCAGCAGCAGGCGTTGCAACACTCGAGAACGTAGAAAACCATCCAGAAAAAGCCATTCGCTGGTCTGACCGAACGCGTCATGGCGTTGTAGCAATAGCTTCCAGACCGGAATCAGAATGTCCTGAAATACCACCGTCAGCGGGTAACTGGAAAAAATCTGACCGTAGACTTGCTCCAGTTGAACTTCGTCAAAAACACTCACCGCCGCCTTGACCTGCTGCTGCCATTGGCCGTAGTCGGCTTGAACGAATTCGTTGGGGATGACCTGCGCCAGCACCTTGAGCGGTTCGGTCTTGGCCAGTATCTTGCCGACCTTGCTGACCGCGACGCCGCGTTCTATCCAGCCGAGGATGCTGTGAACACGCTCGATATCGGTCATCGAATACAAACGGTGCCCGCTTTCGGTGCGCGTGGGTTGTATCAGACCGTATCGCCGTTCCCATGCGCGGAGCGTGACCGGATTCACCCCCCGTCAGGCGCGCTACCTCACGAATCGGAAACAGCTCTTCTCGAATCAGGGAGGTGATGGGTGGCAACCCAGGCGCAACATCAGTCAGCACAGGCATTCGATGTCCACATATGAATTGGATCCCATTTTAAACCTCATATTCCATGAGAATTCAAGACGTTGATCTGCGACGAACGTCGCTGACGTTATCAGCAAAATCAGGAATAATCCTTGCTTGTTCCGAGACGCAGCCCACCACCCCGGCGTTGTGTCCAGCGAAAGCTCCTACCCGGAGCGACGCATTTGTAATACGGAGATACAAAATGTCTACCTCCCCCGTCACGCTGATGGTTGCGCGCCGCGTCGCCAATGGGCGTTATCAGGACCTCATGGCCTGGTTACGCGAAGGCGAACAACTGGCCACCGACTTCCCCGGTTACCTCGGCTCCGGCGTGCTCGCTCCGCCGCCCGACGATGACGAATTCCAGATTATCTTCCGCTTCGCCGACGAGCAGACCATGCACGCCTGGGAGCATTCCGCATCGCGCACTGCCTGGCTGGGACGCGGCAGTGATCTGTTTGCCAACCCGTCAGAACATCGGGTCAGTGGCATCGATGGCTGGTTCGGTGCGGTCGGTCAACGTCCACCACGCTGGAAACAGGCTGTGGCCATCTGGCTGGCGTTCTTTCCGGTGTCCCTGTTGTTCAACTTTGTATTGGGGCCTCTACTGGCTGAGACAGGTTTGCTGACCCGCGTGTTTGTCAGCACCCTGTGCCTGACACCATTGATGGTGTATTTCTTTATTCCGCTCTCGACTCGTCTGCTGGCCGGCTGGCTGCATACCCCCCCGCAACGACCGTTGCCCGGGGAACCATCCACTCAAAATCAGTAACCCCTGAGCGAGGCTTGCCCGCGAAGAACGATGACGCGGTTTGACAGATAGACCGAGTCGTTCCCTTCGCGGGCAAGCCTCGCTCCTACAAAGGCAAGGCCATCGCAGGACGTAGGTGAACAACTCCCGTCGCTGGTATAGTTTTGCTCTTACCGCGACGCGAGCCGTTCATGACCTCTACCGCAGCCCCAATCCTCATCACCGGTGCCGGCCAGCGTGTCGGCCTGCACTGTGCGCAGCGTTTGCTCGAAGACGGCCATCCGGTCATTTTCAGCTACCGCAGCGAACGGCCTGGTGTGCAAGCCCTGCGCGATCTGGGGGCGACCGCGGTGTTTGCGGATTTTTCCAGCGAGACCGGAATCCTCGCGTTCATCGGCGAACTGAAAAACCACACCGACAGTTTGCGGGCGATTGTCCATAACGCCTCCGAATGGCTGGCCGAAACCCCGGGCACCGAGGCCGCAGCCTTCACCCAAATGTTCAGCGTGCACATGCTGGCGCCTTACCTGATCAACCTGCACTGTGCCGACTTGCTCAAACGCTCGAGCCCCGCCGACATCGTGCACATCAGCGATGACGTGACCCGCAGGGGCAGCAGCAAGCACATCGGCTACTGTGCCAGCAAAGCCGGGCTCGACAGCCTGACCCTGTCCTTTGCCGCGAAATACGCGCCCGGCATCAAGGTCAACGGTATCGCCCCAGCCCTGCTACTGTTCAATCCCGACGACGACGCGGCATATCGCGCCAGGGTTCTGGCCAAATCGGCACTGGGCATCGAGCCCGGCAGCGAAGTGATTTACCAGAGCCTGCGCTATCTGCTCGACAACCCTTATGTCACCGGCACGACCCTGACCGTCAACGGCGGACGGCACGTCAAATAAGCCGCTCCCGCGAGGATGTCCCATGACGTTATTCCTGCCTCAAAACACCCTGTCCCAGAGCTATCGCGAGATCCTGATCGGCCTCGGTGAAAACCCCGACCGCGAAGGACTGCAAGACACCCCGGTTCGCGCCGCCAAGGCGATGCAATACCTGTGTCATGGTTACGAGCAAAGTGTCGAAGAAATCGTCAACGGCGCACTGTTTGCCTCCGACAACGATGAAATGATCATCGTCGACAACATCGAGCTGTACTCGCTTTGTGAACATCACATGCTGCCCTTCATCGGCAAGGCTCATGTGGCTTATATTCCAACGGGCAAGGTGCTGGGCCTGTCGAAGATTGCACGGCTTGTGGATATGTTCGCCCGCCGACTGCAAATCCAGGAAAACCTCACCCGGCAAATCGCCGACGCCGTGCAGCAAGTGACCGACGCCGCCGGTGTCGCGGTGGTCATCGAAGCCCAGCACATGTGCATGATGATGCGCGGCGTCGAAAAACAGAATTCGACCATGAACACCTCGGTGATGCTCGGCGCCTTCCGCGAGTCGAGCAACACCCGCCAGGAGTTCCTGCAATTGATTGGACGGAGCAAGTAGCAATGCCACAACTTCAACCAGGAATGGCACGCATCCGGGTCAAGGACCTGTGTTTGCGAACTTTCATCGGGATCAACGAGGACGAAATCCTCAACAAGCAGGATGTGCTGATCAACCTGACCATCCTGTATGCCGCCCAGGATGCAGTGCGTGACAACGATATCGATCACGCGTTGAATTACCGCACCATCACCAAGGCGATCATCGCCCACGTGGAGGGCAATCGCTTTGCCCTGCTCGAACGCCTGACCCAGGAATTGCTGGACCTGATCATGGTCAACGAGTCGGTGCTGTACGCCGAAGTCGAAGTCGACAAGCCCCATGCCTTGCGCTTCGCCGAGTCGGTATCGATTACCCTGGCCGCAAGCCGCTGACCGCGTCTGGCGCATCGGTCGCCAGGCTTCTATCATCCGCGCCACGATTTGATTGCACAGAGCCCATCATGAACGATCAACAACGCCTGGAACTTGAAGCCGCCGCCTTTCGCCGGCTGGTTGCCCACCTGGACAGCCGCAAGGACGTGCAGAACATCGACCTGATGAACCTCTCGGGTTTCTGCCGCAACTGCCTGTCCAAGTGGTACAAGGCCGCCGCCGATGAACGCCAGATCGACGTCAGCCTCGACGAAGCCCGCGAAGTGGTTTACGGCATGCCGTACGCCGAGTGGAAAGCCCAATACCAGAAAGAAGCCAGCGCCGACCAGCAAGCGGCGTTCGCCAAAGGAAAACCCAATGAGTGATTTGAACACCCTGCGCGCCAGCCTCAAGAGCGGCGAACATGCTTTCGCCGATACCCTGGCATTCATCGCTGCCGGTTACGACTATCAGCCCCAGTCGTTCAATAACGGCGGCGTGGAAAACGCCGCAGGGCAGAACGAAGGTTCGTGCAAGACCCTGGGTCTGGCATTGCTGGAAGGCCTGAGCGATGAAGAAGCGCTGTTGGCATTTGGCGAGCATTACCGCTCGGTGGTTGCGACGCCGGAAGGCAGCGATCACGGCAATATCCGGGCGCTGATTACCCATGGTCTGGCGGGAGTGAAGTTCGCGCAGCAGCCGCTGACTCGCCGCTGACTGAAGCCCGCCTGTGGCGCCATCGATCGGTATCAGGGCACATCCCGACTTTTAAGATTGACCCGGCAACTTTATTTCGTTTGCCGGGCACCTCTGCTCGCGGCTTAGATAAAAAGAAGCATCCCTTCTTCTGAGTCCGGTATCCATGAGCAGCGAAAACATCAGTCGGTCAATCAACATCGTTCATCCCGTCACGCTCAGCCACGGTAAAAACGCCGAGGTCTGGGACACCGACGGCAAACGCTACATCGATTTTGTCGGTGGTATCGGCGTGCTGAACCTCGGTCATTGCCATCCGCGCATCGTCGAGGCCATTTGCGAACAGGCCACCCGACTGACCCACTACGCGTTCAACGCCGCCCCGCATGTGCCTTACCTCGAACTCATGGATCGCCTGACGGCGTTTATTGCGGTGGATTACCCGGTCAGCGGCATGCTCACCAACAGCGGCGCGGAAGCGGCGGAAAACGCCCTGAAGATCGTCCGTGGCGCTACCGGGCGCACGGCAGTCATCGCCTTCGACGGCGCCTTTCACGGCCGTACGCTCGCCACCCTCAACCTCAACGGCAAAGTCGCGCCCTACAAACAGAAAGTCGGTGTGCTGCCTGGGCCGGTGTTTCACCTGCCCTTCCCCAGCAAAGACAATGACGTGACCTGCGCCGAGGCCCTGAAAGCCATGGAACGGCTGTTCAGCGTCGAGATCGATGTTGATGACGTGGCCTGTTTTATCGTCGAACCGGTGCAGGGCGAGGCGGGTTTCCTGGCGATGGACGTGGAATTTGCCCAGGCGCTGCGACGCTTCTGTGATGACAAAGGCATCCTGCTGATCGCCGATGAAATCCAGTCCGGCTTCGGCCGCACCGGCCAGCGGTTTGCGTTCTCGCGACTGGGCATTGAACCGGACCTGATCCTGCTGGGCAAAAGCATTGCCGGCGGCGTGCCGCTGGGTGCGGTTGTCGGGCGCAAGTCGCTACTCGACAACTTGCCCAAGGGCGGATTGGGCGGTACCTATTCGGGCAATCCCATCGCCTGCGCCGCCGCGTTGGCGACCCTGGACGAAATGACTGACACGCATCTGCACGCCTGGGGCACGCAACAGGAAGAGGCGATTGTCAGCCGCTACGAATCCTGGCGAGCCCGCGAACTGTCACCGTATCTGGGCCGCTTGACCGGCGTCGGTGCCATGCGCGGCATCGAGCTGATCAATACCGACGGCACACCGGCCTCGGCGCAACTGACACAACTGCTGGCTCTCGCGCGCGATTCGGGTTTGCTGCTGATGCCCAGCGGCAAGTCGCGACACATCATTCGGCTGCTGGCGCCATTGACCACTGAGGCCGCCGTGCTGGAGGAAGGGCTGGATATCCTTGAGGCATGCCTGGCGAAGCTTTCCTGAACCGCAAACTGCGATCCGGGACTGACGTAGCGAATTATGTTCGCTTGTAGTCCCCGATTTTGCGTCGCAATACTCACCAGATACACCTAACGCTGATCGGTTAAGACGAACCGGACTCGTAGGAGCCAGGCTTGCCGGCGAAGGCGTCCTCAAGATCGCCTTCGCCGGCAAGCCTGGCTCCTACAAAAGCATCTACCAAATACCCCTTTTATCTAGCGAGATCACTACCACCTACAAGCCTGAGGCAGTCATGTATCACGACAATATAATTTATAAGAAAAAGTCCAATGATCCTCAGTTCCTGCTTGGCGTAGCCGTGGTGCTGTTCCTCGGTTCCTACCTGATGAACCTGGGTAACAGCGCCCTCAGTCATTTCCTGCATCCGCTGTTGGGCAATGCCCCGGACGGCCTGACCGCTCGCAATATCGCCATCGGTCTGGCGATTGCCACACTGGGCACGCTGAACTTCCACGTCCTCGGGCGCTTGAAGTTCAAGGTGCAGACCACCGTGGTCTGGATCGAATTGCTGATCCTGTTCCTGGCCTTCTTCGACACGTTCGACCTCTCCTACAGCTTCATCCTCGACAAGATCGGTTTCCTGATCATCCAGGGTGCTGCCACCACGCTGTACATCTCCGCCATCGCGATTGTGATTGCCTTCGTGCTGGCGTTGATCGGTGCCGTGGCCAAGCTGTCGAACAATGGCTTGGCCAATGCCATCGCCTCGTTTTACACGTCGTTCTTCCGCGGTGTTCCGCTGCTGATCCAGATCTATCTGATTTACCTGGGACTGCCGCAACTGGGCTACGTGGTCGACGCGGTGCCGGCCGGCATCCTGGCATTGTCGCTGTGCTACGGCGCCTACATGACAGAGATTTTCCGTGCGGGTATCCAGAGTATTCCGGTGGGCCAGTGGGAAGCCTCACGGGCGCTGGGCATCAACCCGTTCAAGACCCTGAGCCGGGTGATCATGCCGCAAGCCTTGCGGGTGATTATCCCGCCCACCGGCAACCAGTTCATCGCCATGCTCAAGGACAGTTCGCTGGTGTCGGTGATCGGCGTCTGGGAACTGATGTACCTGGCCAAGACCCAGGGCCGTGCGGACTTTCGCCACCTGGAAATGCTGATCACCGCCGCCATGATCTACTGGGCCCTGTCGTTCATCCTTGAACGGGTGCAGGCGCGAATCGAAAAACGGGTCAACCGATCCATTGCAAGGGGTTGATGCGTGATGACTCGAACCAATACCGCTGAACGACTCGACCTGGCACCTGCTGCGCAGACCAGCCCCTCGATGATTTCCATCACTGGCCTGAACAAGTGGTATGGCAATTTTCACGCCTTGCGCGATGTCGACCTGAACGTCGCCACGGGTGAAATTCTGGTGGTGTGCGGGCCATCGGGCTCGGGCAAGTCGACGATGATTCGTTGCATCAACCACCTGGAGAACTTCCAGAAAGGCCACATTCAAGTCAACGGCATCACCCTCACCAGCGAGGCAGACAGTGTCAGTGCCGTACGCCGGGAGATCGGCATGGTGTTCCAGAGTTTCAACCTGTTCCCGCACTTGAGCGTGATGGACAACCTGACCCTGGCCCCGCAACTGGTGCAAGGCGTGTCGTCTGCCGAGGCGAAAAAGCGCGCACAGGTTTATCTGGAGCGCGTGCGAATTGCCGAGCATGCGCACAAATACCCGTCGCAATTGTCCGGCGGTCAGCAGCAGCGAGTGGCGATTGCGCGAGCGCTGTGCATGAACCCCAAAGTCATGTTGTTCGACGAGCCGACCTCGGCGCTGGACCCGGAAATGGTCCACGAAGTGCTGGACGTGATGGGCGAGTTGGCCACCGACGGCATGACCATGATTTGCGTGACCCACGAAATGGGTTTTGCCAGCAAGGTCGCCGACCGCGTGCTGTTCATGGACCAGGGCCAGGTCATCGAACAAGCCACCCCTGACGAATTTTTCAACAACCCGCAGACCGAACGCGCGCAGCAATTCCTGTCGCAAATCATCGGTCACTGAGAACTGCTTTACCCCGCATAACAATAACGAGAAGTGGAGATGAACATGCTCAGTAAAAAACACGTACTAACTCTCGCAGCCACCCTGTCGCTGTTGTTCGTCGGCGCCGCCAACGCCGGAGCCGTACTGGACAAAATCCAAAGCAGCAAAACCATGACCGTCGCCACTTCGGCAACCTGGCCACCCCAGGGTTTTATCAACGACAAGAATGAAATCGACGGGTTCGACATCGACGTTTCCAAGGAGATCGCCAAGCGTCTCGGCGTCTCGGTCAAGTTCATCACCCCCGACTGGGACGTGATCACCGCCGGCAAGTGGAACGGGCGCTGGGACATGTCCGTGGGCTCGATGACCGCCACCAAAAGTCGCGCACGGATCCTCGACTTTCCCGCGACCTATTACTACGTGCCCTACGTGTTTGCAGTTCACAACAAATCCACACTCACCGACCACAAAGCCCTCAATGGCAAGACGATCGGTGTCGAAGGCGGCACCACTTCCGAGGATTACCTGAACCAGGCGCTGGCCATCGAAGCGACGGACATGCCGCCCGTCGCCTACGACGTA
This genomic stretch from Pseudomonas wuhanensis harbors:
- a CDS encoding amino acid ABC transporter ATP-binding protein yields the protein MISITGLNKWYGNFHALRDVDLNVATGEILVVCGPSGSGKSTMIRCINHLENFQKGHIQVNGITLTSEADSVSAVRREIGMVFQSFNLFPHLSVMDNLTLAPQLVQGVSSAEAKKRAQVYLERVRIAEHAHKYPSQLSGGQQQRVAIARALCMNPKVMLFDEPTSALDPEMVHEVLDVMGELATDGMTMICVTHEMGFASKVADRVLFMDQGQVIEQATPDEFFNNPQTERAQQFLSQIIGH
- a CDS encoding transporter substrate-binding domain-containing protein, with amino-acid sequence MLSKKHVLTLAATLSLLFVGAANAGAVLDKIQSSKTMTVATSATWPPQGFINDKNEIDGFDIDVSKEIAKRLGVSVKFITPDWDVITAGKWNGRWDMSVGSMTATKSRARILDFPATYYYVPYVFAVHNKSTLTDHKALNGKTIGVEGGTTSEDYLNQALAIEATDMPPVAYDVQTKKVKTYAGSLGPLDDLRLGDGVRLDGILTQRSTLEAAIKKNYPLRAVDNGVVFYEPLAVATDKGDPELKAKLGEIIGAMHKDGTLTKLSTKWYGVDYSTVK